A DNA window from Drosophila pseudoobscura strain MV-25-SWS-2005 chromosome 2, UCI_Dpse_MV25, whole genome shotgun sequence contains the following coding sequences:
- the NPFR gene encoding neuropeptide F receptor isoform X4, translating into MIISMNQTESVPLAAVQTLSGYASSSNGVRFLDDHHPLDYLDVGAVGTASHALTNGTINVTTTEYNETGRGPLDPELVERFLSNRAVDSPWYHMLISMYSVLIVFGALGNTLVVIAVVRKPIMRTARNLFILNLAISDLLLCLVTMPLTLVEILTKYWPLGSCSILCKIVAMLQALCIFVSTISITAIAFDRYQVIVYPTRDSLQFVGAVTILAGIWLLALLLASPMFIYKELLSEDTPLLLQQIGLQEQIRFCIEDWPTSNGRFYYSIFSLCVQYLVPILIVSVAYFGIYNKLKNRITVVTVQASSQRKVERGRRMKRTNCLLISIAVIFGVSWLPLNFFNLYADMQRSGSGPTSNMLVIYAICHMIGMSSACSNPLLYGWLNDNFRKEFQELICRCTESTNVALNGHTTGCNVQAAAARRRRKHGADISKGELKLLGHSGAALCGGANGGDGDATGGGVSMAATDFMTGHQECGLRSAMTESVALTENPMPTEVTKLMPRLEQY; encoded by the exons ATAATCAGCATGAATCAGACAGAATCGGTGCCCCTGGCTGCTGTGCAGACGCTAAGCGGATACGCCAGTAGCAGCAACGGTGTCCGGTTTCTCGATGACCACCATCCCCTGGACTATCTGGACGTGGGAGCGGTGGGAACCGCCTCGCATGCTCTCACCAATGGTACAATCAATGTCACCACAACAGAGTACAACGAGACGGGCAGAGGACCCCTGGACCCGGAGCTTGTCGAACGATTCCTGAGCAATCGGGCAGTGGACAGTCCTTGGTACCACATGCTAATTAGCATGTACAGTGTCCTAATCGTGTTCGGGGCTCTGGGCAATACACTGGTGGTCATTGCTGTCGTCCGAAAGCCAATTATGCGCACGGCCCGTAACCTCTTTATACTCAATCTGGCCATCTCGG ATTTGCTTTTATGCCTGGTCACCATGCCGCTGACACTTGTGGAGATCCTAACCAAGTACTGGCCCCTCGGCTCCTGTTCCATCCTCTGCAAAATTGTCGCCATGCTTCAGGCACTTTGCATATTCGTTTCGACAATATCCATAACTGCCATCGCCTTTGATCGATATCAG GTGATTGTGTACCCCACCAGGGACAGTCTACAGTTTGTGGGAGCCGTCACAATACTGGCCGGAATCTGGCTGCtggccctgctgctggcctcgCCGATGTTCATTTATAAGGAGCTGCTCAGCGAGGATACACCacttctgctgcagcagatTGGGCTGCAGGAACAAATAAGGTTCTGTATCGAGGACTGGCCGACCAGCAACGGCCGCTTCTACTACTCGATCTTCTCGCTGTGCGTGCAGTACCTGGTGCCGATCCTGATCGTGTCGGTGGCCTACTTCGGCATCTACAACAAGCTGAAGAATCGCATCACCGTCGTCACCGTGCAGGCCTCGTCACAGCGCAAGGTGGAGCGCGGCAGGCGCATGAAGCGCACCAACTGCCTGCTTATAAGCATCGCCGTCATCTTCGGTGTGTCGTGGCTGCCGCTGAACTTTTTCAACCTGTACGCGGACATGCAGCGCTCGGGGTCGGGCCCCACCTCGAATATGCTCGTGATATACGCCATTTGCCATATGATTGGCATGAGCTCGGCCTGCTCCAATCCGCTGCTCTATGGATGGCTCAATGATAACTTCCGTAAAGAATTTCAAGAATTAATATGTCGTTGCACTGAATCCACTAATGTTGCTCTTAATGGTCACACGACAGGCTGCAACgtgcaggcggcggcggcgcgACGGCGACGCAAGCACGGCGCCGACATCTCCAAGGGCGAGCTGAAGCTGCTCGGCCATAGCGGCGCCGCACTCTGCGGGGGTGCCAACGGTGGCGATGGTGATGCCACAGGTGGTGGTGTGAGCATGGCTGCCACCGATTTCATGACCGGACATCAGGAATGTGGACTGCGGAGCGCCATGACCGAGTCGGTGGCGCTCACCGAGAATCCCATGCCCACGGAGGTCACCAAGCTGATGCCTCG TTTGGAACAATactaa
- the NPFR gene encoding neuropeptide F receptor isoform X1 codes for MIISMNQTESVPLAAVQTLSGYASSSNGVRFLDDHHPLDYLDVGAVGTASHALTNGTINVTTTEYNETGRGPLDPELVERFLSNRAVDSPWYHMLISMYSVLIVFGALGNTLVVIAVVRKPIMRTARNLFILNLAISDLLLCLVTMPLTLVEILTKYWPLGSCSILCKIVAMLQALCIFVSTISITAIAFDRYQVIVYPTRDSLQFVGAVTILAGIWLLALLLASPMFIYKELLSEDTPLLLQQIGLQEQIRFCIEDWPTSNGRFYYSIFSLCVQYLVPILIVSVAYFGIYNKLKNRITVVTVQASSQRKVERGRRMKRTNCLLISIAVIFGVSWLPLNFFNLYADMQRSGSGPTSNMLVIYAICHMIGMSSACSNPLLYGWLNDNFRKEFQELICRCTESTNVALNGHTTGCNVQAAAARRRRKHGADISKGELKLLGHSGAALCGGANGGDGDATGGGVSMAATDFMTGHQECGLRSAMTESVALTENPMPTEVTKLMPRPDKLNVEVACGSCRVLLECCDVIGFK; via the exons ATAATCAGCATGAATCAGACAGAATCGGTGCCCCTGGCTGCTGTGCAGACGCTAAGCGGATACGCCAGTAGCAGCAACGGTGTCCGGTTTCTCGATGACCACCATCCCCTGGACTATCTGGACGTGGGAGCGGTGGGAACCGCCTCGCATGCTCTCACCAATGGTACAATCAATGTCACCACAACAGAGTACAACGAGACGGGCAGAGGACCCCTGGACCCGGAGCTTGTCGAACGATTCCTGAGCAATCGGGCAGTGGACAGTCCTTGGTACCACATGCTAATTAGCATGTACAGTGTCCTAATCGTGTTCGGGGCTCTGGGCAATACACTGGTGGTCATTGCTGTCGTCCGAAAGCCAATTATGCGCACGGCCCGTAACCTCTTTATACTCAATCTGGCCATCTCGG ATTTGCTTTTATGCCTGGTCACCATGCCGCTGACACTTGTGGAGATCCTAACCAAGTACTGGCCCCTCGGCTCCTGTTCCATCCTCTGCAAAATTGTCGCCATGCTTCAGGCACTTTGCATATTCGTTTCGACAATATCCATAACTGCCATCGCCTTTGATCGATATCAG GTGATTGTGTACCCCACCAGGGACAGTCTACAGTTTGTGGGAGCCGTCACAATACTGGCCGGAATCTGGCTGCtggccctgctgctggcctcgCCGATGTTCATTTATAAGGAGCTGCTCAGCGAGGATACACCacttctgctgcagcagatTGGGCTGCAGGAACAAATAAGGTTCTGTATCGAGGACTGGCCGACCAGCAACGGCCGCTTCTACTACTCGATCTTCTCGCTGTGCGTGCAGTACCTGGTGCCGATCCTGATCGTGTCGGTGGCCTACTTCGGCATCTACAACAAGCTGAAGAATCGCATCACCGTCGTCACCGTGCAGGCCTCGTCACAGCGCAAGGTGGAGCGCGGCAGGCGCATGAAGCGCACCAACTGCCTGCTTATAAGCATCGCCGTCATCTTCGGTGTGTCGTGGCTGCCGCTGAACTTTTTCAACCTGTACGCGGACATGCAGCGCTCGGGGTCGGGCCCCACCTCGAATATGCTCGTGATATACGCCATTTGCCATATGATTGGCATGAGCTCGGCCTGCTCCAATCCGCTGCTCTATGGATGGCTCAATGATAACTTCCGTAAAGAATTTCAAGAATTAATATGTCGTTGCACTGAATCCACTAATGTTGCTCTTAATGGTCACACGACAGGCTGCAACgtgcaggcggcggcggcgcgACGGCGACGCAAGCACGGCGCCGACATCTCCAAGGGCGAGCTGAAGCTGCTCGGCCATAGCGGCGCCGCACTCTGCGGGGGTGCCAACGGTGGCGATGGTGATGCCACAGGTGGTGGTGTGAGCATGGCTGCCACCGATTTCATGACCGGACATCAGGAATGTGGACTGCGGAGCGCCATGACCGAGTCGGTGGCGCTCACCGAGAATCCCATGCCCACGGAGGTCACCAAGCTGATGCCTCG cCCTGACAAGCTGAATGTCGAAGTTGCATGTGGCAGTTGCCGAGTGTTGTTGGAATGCTGTGACGTTATTGGTTTTAAGTAG
- the NPFR gene encoding neuropeptide F receptor isoform X2, which yields MNQTESVPLAAVQTLSGYASSSNGVRFLDDHHPLDYLDVGAVGTASHALTNGTINVTTTEYNETGRGPLDPELVERFLSNRAVDSPWYHMLISMYSVLIVFGALGNTLVVIAVVRKPIMRTARNLFILNLAISDLLLCLVTMPLTLVEILTKYWPLGSCSILCKIVAMLQALCIFVSTISITAIAFDRYQVIVYPTRDSLQFVGAVTILAGIWLLALLLASPMFIYKELLSEDTPLLLQQIGLQEQIRFCIEDWPTSNGRFYYSIFSLCVQYLVPILIVSVAYFGIYNKLKNRITVVTVQASSQRKVERGRRMKRTNCLLISIAVIFGVSWLPLNFFNLYADMQRSGSGPTSNMLVIYAICHMIGMSSACSNPLLYGWLNDNFRKEFQELICRCTESTNVALNGHTTGCNVQAAAARRRRKHGADISKGELKLLGHSGAALCGGANGGDGDATGGGVSMAATDFMTGHQECGLRSAMTESVALTENPMPTEVTKLMPRPDKLNVEVACGSCRVLLECCDVIGFK from the exons ATGAATCAGACAGAATCGGTGCCCCTGGCTGCTGTGCAGACGCTAAGCGGATACGCCAGTAGCAGCAACGGTGTCCGGTTTCTCGATGACCACCATCCCCTGGACTATCTGGACGTGGGAGCGGTGGGAACCGCCTCGCATGCTCTCACCAATGGTACAATCAATGTCACCACAACAGAGTACAACGAGACGGGCAGAGGACCCCTGGACCCGGAGCTTGTCGAACGATTCCTGAGCAATCGGGCAGTGGACAGTCCTTGGTACCACATGCTAATTAGCATGTACAGTGTCCTAATCGTGTTCGGGGCTCTGGGCAATACACTGGTGGTCATTGCTGTCGTCCGAAAGCCAATTATGCGCACGGCCCGTAACCTCTTTATACTCAATCTGGCCATCTCGG ATTTGCTTTTATGCCTGGTCACCATGCCGCTGACACTTGTGGAGATCCTAACCAAGTACTGGCCCCTCGGCTCCTGTTCCATCCTCTGCAAAATTGTCGCCATGCTTCAGGCACTTTGCATATTCGTTTCGACAATATCCATAACTGCCATCGCCTTTGATCGATATCAG GTGATTGTGTACCCCACCAGGGACAGTCTACAGTTTGTGGGAGCCGTCACAATACTGGCCGGAATCTGGCTGCtggccctgctgctggcctcgCCGATGTTCATTTATAAGGAGCTGCTCAGCGAGGATACACCacttctgctgcagcagatTGGGCTGCAGGAACAAATAAGGTTCTGTATCGAGGACTGGCCGACCAGCAACGGCCGCTTCTACTACTCGATCTTCTCGCTGTGCGTGCAGTACCTGGTGCCGATCCTGATCGTGTCGGTGGCCTACTTCGGCATCTACAACAAGCTGAAGAATCGCATCACCGTCGTCACCGTGCAGGCCTCGTCACAGCGCAAGGTGGAGCGCGGCAGGCGCATGAAGCGCACCAACTGCCTGCTTATAAGCATCGCCGTCATCTTCGGTGTGTCGTGGCTGCCGCTGAACTTTTTCAACCTGTACGCGGACATGCAGCGCTCGGGGTCGGGCCCCACCTCGAATATGCTCGTGATATACGCCATTTGCCATATGATTGGCATGAGCTCGGCCTGCTCCAATCCGCTGCTCTATGGATGGCTCAATGATAACTTCCGTAAAGAATTTCAAGAATTAATATGTCGTTGCACTGAATCCACTAATGTTGCTCTTAATGGTCACACGACAGGCTGCAACgtgcaggcggcggcggcgcgACGGCGACGCAAGCACGGCGCCGACATCTCCAAGGGCGAGCTGAAGCTGCTCGGCCATAGCGGCGCCGCACTCTGCGGGGGTGCCAACGGTGGCGATGGTGATGCCACAGGTGGTGGTGTGAGCATGGCTGCCACCGATTTCATGACCGGACATCAGGAATGTGGACTGCGGAGCGCCATGACCGAGTCGGTGGCGCTCACCGAGAATCCCATGCCCACGGAGGTCACCAAGCTGATGCCTCG cCCTGACAAGCTGAATGTCGAAGTTGCATGTGGCAGTTGCCGAGTGTTGTTGGAATGCTGTGACGTTATTGGTTTTAAGTAG
- the NPFR gene encoding neuropeptide F receptor isoform X5 — translation MIISMNQTESVPLAAVQTLSGYASSSNGVRFLDDHHPLDYLDVGAVGTASHALTNGTINVTTTEYNETGRGPLDPELVERFLSNRAVDSPWYHMLISMYSVLIVFGALGNTLVVIAVVRKPIMRTARNLFILNLAISDLLLCLVTMPLTLVEILTKYWPLGSCSILCKIVAMLQALCIFVSTISITAIAFDRYQVIVYPTRDSLQFVGAVTILAGIWLLALLLASPMFIYKELLSEDTPLLLQQIGLQEQIRFCIEDWPTSNGRFYYSIFSLCVQYLVPILIVSVAYFGIYNKLKNRITVVTVQASSQRKVERGRRMKRTNCLLISIAVIFGVSWLPLNFFNLYADMQRSGSGPTSNMLVIYAICHMIGMSSACSNPLLYGWLNDNFRCNVQAAAARRRRKHGADISKGELKLLGHSGAALCGGANGGDGDATGGGVSMAATDFMTGHQECGLRSAMTESVALTENPMPTEVTKLMPRPDKLNVEVACGSCRVLLECCDVIGFK, via the exons ATAATCAGCATGAATCAGACAGAATCGGTGCCCCTGGCTGCTGTGCAGACGCTAAGCGGATACGCCAGTAGCAGCAACGGTGTCCGGTTTCTCGATGACCACCATCCCCTGGACTATCTGGACGTGGGAGCGGTGGGAACCGCCTCGCATGCTCTCACCAATGGTACAATCAATGTCACCACAACAGAGTACAACGAGACGGGCAGAGGACCCCTGGACCCGGAGCTTGTCGAACGATTCCTGAGCAATCGGGCAGTGGACAGTCCTTGGTACCACATGCTAATTAGCATGTACAGTGTCCTAATCGTGTTCGGGGCTCTGGGCAATACACTGGTGGTCATTGCTGTCGTCCGAAAGCCAATTATGCGCACGGCCCGTAACCTCTTTATACTCAATCTGGCCATCTCGG ATTTGCTTTTATGCCTGGTCACCATGCCGCTGACACTTGTGGAGATCCTAACCAAGTACTGGCCCCTCGGCTCCTGTTCCATCCTCTGCAAAATTGTCGCCATGCTTCAGGCACTTTGCATATTCGTTTCGACAATATCCATAACTGCCATCGCCTTTGATCGATATCAG GTGATTGTGTACCCCACCAGGGACAGTCTACAGTTTGTGGGAGCCGTCACAATACTGGCCGGAATCTGGCTGCtggccctgctgctggcctcgCCGATGTTCATTTATAAGGAGCTGCTCAGCGAGGATACACCacttctgctgcagcagatTGGGCTGCAGGAACAAATAAGGTTCTGTATCGAGGACTGGCCGACCAGCAACGGCCGCTTCTACTACTCGATCTTCTCGCTGTGCGTGCAGTACCTGGTGCCGATCCTGATCGTGTCGGTGGCCTACTTCGGCATCTACAACAAGCTGAAGAATCGCATCACCGTCGTCACCGTGCAGGCCTCGTCACAGCGCAAGGTGGAGCGCGGCAGGCGCATGAAGCGCACCAACTGCCTGCTTATAAGCATCGCCGTCATCTTCGGTGTGTCGTGGCTGCCGCTGAACTTTTTCAACCTGTACGCGGACATGCAGCGCTCGGGGTCGGGCCCCACCTCGAATATGCTCGTGATATACGCCATTTGCCATATGATTGGCATGAGCTCGGCCTGCTCCAATCCGCTGCTCTATGGATGGCTCAATGATAACTTCC GCTGCAACgtgcaggcggcggcggcgcgACGGCGACGCAAGCACGGCGCCGACATCTCCAAGGGCGAGCTGAAGCTGCTCGGCCATAGCGGCGCCGCACTCTGCGGGGGTGCCAACGGTGGCGATGGTGATGCCACAGGTGGTGGTGTGAGCATGGCTGCCACCGATTTCATGACCGGACATCAGGAATGTGGACTGCGGAGCGCCATGACCGAGTCGGTGGCGCTCACCGAGAATCCCATGCCCACGGAGGTCACCAAGCTGATGCCTCG cCCTGACAAGCTGAATGTCGAAGTTGCATGTGGCAGTTGCCGAGTGTTGTTGGAATGCTGTGACGTTATTGGTTTTAAGTAG
- the NPFR gene encoding neuropeptide F receptor isoform X3: MIISMNQTESVPLAAVQTLSGYASSSNGVRFLDDHHPLDYLDVGAVGTASHALTNGTINVTTTEYNETGRGPLDPELVERFLSNRAVDSPWYHMLISMYSVLIVFGALGNTLVVIAVVRKPIMRTARNLFILNLAISDLLLCLVTMPLTLVEILTKYWPLGSCSILCKIVAMLQALCIFVSTISITAIAFDRYQVIVYPTRDSLQFVGAVTILAGIWLLALLLASPMFIYKELLSEDTPLLLQQIGLQEQIRFCIEDWPTSNGRFYYSIFSLCVQYLVPILIVSVAYFGIYNKLKNRITVVTVQASSQRKVERGRRMKRTNCLLISIAVIFGVSWLPLNFFNLYADMQRSGSGPTSNMLVIYAICHMIGMSSACSNPLLYGWLNDNFRKEFQELICRCTESTNVALNGHTTGCNVQAAAARRRRKHGADISKGELKLLGHSGAALCGGANGGDGDATGGGVSMAATDFMTGHQECGLRSAMTESVALTENPMPTEVTKLMPRPRGAARAVRIV, from the exons ATAATCAGCATGAATCAGACAGAATCGGTGCCCCTGGCTGCTGTGCAGACGCTAAGCGGATACGCCAGTAGCAGCAACGGTGTCCGGTTTCTCGATGACCACCATCCCCTGGACTATCTGGACGTGGGAGCGGTGGGAACCGCCTCGCATGCTCTCACCAATGGTACAATCAATGTCACCACAACAGAGTACAACGAGACGGGCAGAGGACCCCTGGACCCGGAGCTTGTCGAACGATTCCTGAGCAATCGGGCAGTGGACAGTCCTTGGTACCACATGCTAATTAGCATGTACAGTGTCCTAATCGTGTTCGGGGCTCTGGGCAATACACTGGTGGTCATTGCTGTCGTCCGAAAGCCAATTATGCGCACGGCCCGTAACCTCTTTATACTCAATCTGGCCATCTCGG ATTTGCTTTTATGCCTGGTCACCATGCCGCTGACACTTGTGGAGATCCTAACCAAGTACTGGCCCCTCGGCTCCTGTTCCATCCTCTGCAAAATTGTCGCCATGCTTCAGGCACTTTGCATATTCGTTTCGACAATATCCATAACTGCCATCGCCTTTGATCGATATCAG GTGATTGTGTACCCCACCAGGGACAGTCTACAGTTTGTGGGAGCCGTCACAATACTGGCCGGAATCTGGCTGCtggccctgctgctggcctcgCCGATGTTCATTTATAAGGAGCTGCTCAGCGAGGATACACCacttctgctgcagcagatTGGGCTGCAGGAACAAATAAGGTTCTGTATCGAGGACTGGCCGACCAGCAACGGCCGCTTCTACTACTCGATCTTCTCGCTGTGCGTGCAGTACCTGGTGCCGATCCTGATCGTGTCGGTGGCCTACTTCGGCATCTACAACAAGCTGAAGAATCGCATCACCGTCGTCACCGTGCAGGCCTCGTCACAGCGCAAGGTGGAGCGCGGCAGGCGCATGAAGCGCACCAACTGCCTGCTTATAAGCATCGCCGTCATCTTCGGTGTGTCGTGGCTGCCGCTGAACTTTTTCAACCTGTACGCGGACATGCAGCGCTCGGGGTCGGGCCCCACCTCGAATATGCTCGTGATATACGCCATTTGCCATATGATTGGCATGAGCTCGGCCTGCTCCAATCCGCTGCTCTATGGATGGCTCAATGATAACTTCCGTAAAGAATTTCAAGAATTAATATGTCGTTGCACTGAATCCACTAATGTTGCTCTTAATGGTCACACGACAGGCTGCAACgtgcaggcggcggcggcgcgACGGCGACGCAAGCACGGCGCCGACATCTCCAAGGGCGAGCTGAAGCTGCTCGGCCATAGCGGCGCCGCACTCTGCGGGGGTGCCAACGGTGGCGATGGTGATGCCACAGGTGGTGGTGTGAGCATGGCTGCCACCGATTTCATGACCGGACATCAGGAATGTGGACTGCGGAGCGCCATGACCGAGTCGGTGGCGCTCACCGAGAATCCCATGCCCACGGAGGTCACCAAGCTGATGCCTCG GCCCCGAGGAGCAGCGAGAGCCGTGAGAATCGTGTGA